In the Dioscorea cayenensis subsp. rotundata cultivar TDr96_F1 chromosome 12, TDr96_F1_v2_PseudoChromosome.rev07_lg8_w22 25.fasta, whole genome shotgun sequence genome, one interval contains:
- the LOC120273262 gene encoding uncharacterized protein LOC120273262, producing the protein MEMTPEGCGAFVVSKKLAGLRERLRRWAKVCFGSIKLKKLNLLHEVEKLDVLKEAKKLLPGELAQELHLLKSLDDIRKQEEIYWLQMSRLQWVQEGDGNTKFFHSMANGRKCRNLIPGFFHKGRLISDPKEVGRMFVNRFQQQFGSKRTWRLKVDFSKLMTNKRHVDLTGLDRPFTMIEVKEAVSV; encoded by the coding sequence ATGGAGATGACTCCTGAAGGCTGTGGTGCTTTTGTGGTTTCCAAGAAACTTGCTGGTCTCAGGGAGCGGCTAAGGAGATGGGCCAAAGTTTGTTTTGGGTCTATCAAGTTAAAGAAGCTTAATCTTCTACATGAGGTGGAGAAGTTAGATGTCCTTAAGGAGGCTAAGAAATTGTTACCGGGTGAGCTTGCTCAGGAGCTCCACCTTTTGAAATCGTTAGATGATATTCGCAAGCAAGAGGAAATTTACTGGCTGCAAATGTCGAGGCTTCAGTGGGTGCAGGAAGGTGACGGGAACACTAAATTTTTCCACTCGATGGCGAATGGGAGGAAATGTCGGAACCTTATCCCGGGTTTCTTTCATAAGGGTAGGCTCATCTCGGACCCAAAAGAGGTGGGAAGGATGTTTGTTAATCGGTTTCAACAACAATTTGGAAGCAAGCGAACGTGGAGACTCAAGGTGGACTTCTCTAAGCTCATGACAAACAAGAGACATGTGGATCTGACTGGGCTGGACAGGCCTTTTACAATGATTGAGGTTAAGGAAGCGGTCTCAGTCTAG